A single window of Coffea eugenioides isolate CCC68of chromosome 7, Ceug_1.0, whole genome shotgun sequence DNA harbors:
- the LOC113777367 gene encoding uncharacterized protein LOC113777367, whose translation MRLQNAADALRCKTFPMFLKGKARLWFQGLAPGSIQSFTELARQFAAQFVSSKTYSKNAAHLMAVKQKPDESLKNFMTRFNTESLQIRDKDEKVVMAAFMNGLRVEDLYYKLVEQPPKNLGELLTRAHAAANAEEAGRLKRESDREFGDRKGRANPPESKDGQVKKNVFDRLSKDRAPAPPPLPEKTYTPLTRPRAQILAVMEAEGLGDRPTKMGTPRNKRNQDRYCAFHRDVGHDTEGCWALRKEIEDLIQRGFLGGFVRRPGQGLGRNHYGDRHEGRRRDRPERRDAPRDCSPDRDTQNLAGVINTIAGGPTGGDSHAARKNKRPPPEGDDSLKRLRMDEEITFGPRDAVPLTAGNHEAIVIDIVTNNYRVRKVYVDQGSAVDIMFYRVFKELGLRDDQLTPVRTPLVGFTGPPISSEGMITLMVTVGQAPRCRTILVDFVVVKQSSPYNVFLGRPALNALRAISSTFHLSIKFPTPGGIAEVRGDPAVARACYLATLRGQEKVVAQTTCLEPYIPGDEAQQLGTQDEVEEFPLREDRPDQVLRIGALLPAKEKEGLKALLREYSQVFAWSVDDMPGIPTDLAVHHLGVDLHFKPVKQKKRSFAPERNEVIKAEVGKLLESRIIMEVHYPTWLANPVLVKKEDQTWRMCVDFTDLNKACPKDCFPLPRIDRLVDSTVGFDVLCFLDAFKGYHQIEMAEEDRDKTSFITEEGTYCYRTMPFGLKNAGATYQRLVNKLFQGQIGKSMEVYVDDMIVKSRVDQRLLPDLKEVLEILLESRMRLNPKKCTFGVRSGRFLGFLVSRDGIRANPDKLQAIMDMVPPRNVKEVQRLTGRMAALSRFLSRSAVRGLPFFRVLKAPKDFRWTEECQKAFTDLKAYLAELPTLTAPEQGEALFLYLSTCNEAVSAVLVREDAGTQRPVYYVSRALQGPETRYSPAEKLVLALVHAARKLRPYFQTHSIAVLTNQPLRQILTKPEFSGRMTKWAVELAEHDLSYRPRTAIKAQALADFLAEGASLTPAELVPTPPDTPEGEPWVLFVDGASSKEGSGAGLLLTSPTGEELTYALRFDFPASNNEAEYEALLTGLRIALQMGITAIRVRSDSQLVVLQIRGEYEAKDEVMKKYLAKVREAVALFETFEIERVPRSQNKRADALSKLASSSFAHLSKEVLVEVVKQKSIDQVQVLAIGSSATWMTPLIDFLSSGALPENKTEARRIQIRAAKYAYAGGALYRRSYLSPWLKCVTPEEGDYVLRETHEGICAAHVGSRALAKKCLLLGYYWPSVFRDAADLVQKCRACQVHASLRHQPAREMVPIHSPLAPSLS comes from the coding sequence ATGCGTCTGCAAAACGCCGCGGATGCCCTCCGCTGCAAGACCTTCCCCATGTTTCTCAAGGGTAAGGCTCGGCTCTGGTTTCAGGGCCTGGCACCGGGGTCTATTCAGAGTTTCACCGAGCTGGCCAGACAGTTTGCCGCCCAGTTCGTTTCCTCGAAGACCTACTCGAAGAACGCGGCCCACCTGATGGCCGTTAAGCAGAAGCCGGATGAGTCCCTGAAGAACTTCATGACGCGCTTCAACACAGAGAGCCTGCAGATCAGGGATAAGGACGAAAAGGTGGTCATGGCCGCCTTCATGAACGGGTTGAGGGTAGAGGATCTCTACTACAAGCTTGTCGAACAACCTCCCAAGAACCTGGGAGAGCTCTTGACCCGGGCTCACGCCGCCGCCAATGCAGAGGAGGCCGGCCGCCTGAAACGGGAATCAGATCGGGAGTTCGGGGACAGGAAAGGACGGGCAAACCCTCCTGAATCCAAGGACGGCCAAGTCAAGAAGAACGTCTTCGACCGTCTCTCCAAGGATAGGGCACCAGCTCCGCCGCCCCTCCCAGAGAAGACCTACACCCCTCTGACACGGCCCAGAGCCCAGATCTTGGCCGTTATGGAGGCGGAGGGGCTGGGAGATCGGCCGACCAAGATGGGGACGCCCCGGAACAAAAGAAACCAGGATCGGTACTGCGCCTTCCACCGCGACGTCGGGCACGACACGGAGGGGTGCTGGGCCCTGCGCAAGGAGATCGAGGACCTGATCCAGCGCGGTTTTCTAGGGGGGTTCGTGCGCCGACCAGGTCAGGGGCTTGGACGCAACCACTACGGAGATAGGCACGAGGGACGGAGGCGCGACCGCCCGGAGCGGCGCGACGCCCCTCGGGACTGCTCTCCCGACCGGGACACCCAGAACCTGGCAGGGGTGATAAACACCATCGCCGGAGGCCCCACGGGGGGGGACAGTCATGCGGCTCGGAAGAACAAGCGACCTCCCCCCGAGGGGGACGACTCCTTGAAGCGCTTGCGCATGGACGAGGAAATTACCTTTGGACCCAGGGATGCAGTCCCCCTGACCGCAGGGAACCACGAAGCCATCGTGATAGACATCGTCACCAACAACTACCGGGTGAGGAAGGTGTACGTCGACCAGGGTAGCGCGGTTGACATTATGTTCTATAGGGTGTTCAAGGAGCTCGGACTAAGGGACGACCAGCTGACCCCGGTCCGGACGCCTTTGGTGGGCTTCACCGGACCACCCATCAGCTCGGAGGGAATGATCACCCTGATGGTCACAGTAGGACAGGCCCCCAGGTGCCGGACCATCCTCGTTGATTTCGTGGTGGTCAAGCAGTCGTCCCCGTACAATGTGTTCTTGGGGAGACCCGCCTTGAACGCCCTCCGGGCTATCTCCTCTACTTTCCACCTCAGCATTAAGTTCCCCACCCCTGGGGGAATAGCCGAGGTGCGGGGCGACCCAGCGGTAGCCAGGGCATGTTACCTGGCCACGCTTCGGGGGCAGGAGAAGGTGGTCGCCCAGACAACCTGTTTGGAACCCTACATCCCAGGGGATGAGGCCCAGCAGCTGGGTACCCAAGATGAGGTGGAGGAGTTCCCCTTAAGGGAGGATCGGCCCGATCAGGTTCTCCGCATTGGAGCCCTGTTACCCGCCAAGGAGAAGGAGGGTTTGAAAGCTCTATTGAGGGAATACTCCCAGGTCTTCGCCTGGTCGGTGGACGACATGCCTGGGATTCCAACGGATCTGGCAGTCCACCACCTTGGCGTGGATCTTCACTTCAAGCCGGTAAAGCAGAAGAAAAGGAGCTTCGCTCCCGAGAGGAATGAAGTGATCAAGGCAGAGGTCGGCAAGTTACTGGAGTCGAGGATCATCATGGAGGTCCACTACCCGACCTGGTTGGCCAATCCTGTCCTAGTCAAAAAGGAGGATCAGACCTGGAGGATGTGCGTGGATTTCACGGACCTTAACAAGGCCTGCCCAAAGGACTGCTTTCCCCTGCCAAGGATCGACAGGTTAGTAGATTCTACCGTGGGTTTTGACGTTTTGTGCTTTCTGGATGCCTTTAAGGGATATCACCAGATAGAAATGGCTGAGGAAGATCGAGATAAGACCTCCTTCATCACCGAGGAGGGGACCTACTGTTACCGAACCATGCCATTCGGCTTGAAGAACGCGGGGGCTACCTACCAGCGCCTGGTCAACAAGCTGTTCCAAGGCCAGATCGGTAAAAGCATGGAGGTCTATGTGGACGACATGATAGTTAAAAGCCGGGTTGATCAGCGCCTTTTACCCGACCTAAAGGAGGTTCTGGAAATCCTGCTGGAGAGCCGGATGCGCCTAAATCCGAAGAAGTGCACCTTTGGGGTCAGGTCGGGGAGGTTCCTCGGTTTTCTGGTATCCCGAGATGGAATCCGGGCCAACCCGGACAAATTACAGGCCATTATGGACATGGTCCCTCCGAGGAACGTGAAGGAAGTCCAACGACTCACAGGGAGGATGGCTGCCCTGAGCAGGTTCCTCTCGCGCTCCGCGGTCAGGGGGCTGCCCTTCTTCCGCGTACTGAAAGCGCCTAAGGATTTTCGTTGGACAGAGGAGTGTCAAAAAGCCTTCACCGACCTGAAGGCTTACCTGGCTGAGCTGCCTACTTTGACCGCCCCTGAACAAGGTGAGGCTCTGTTCCTGTACCTGTCCACTTGCAACGAGGCCGTCAGTGCGGTCTTGGTACGGGAGGACGCGGGGACTCAAAGACCGGTGTACTACGTCAGCCGAGCATTACAAGGGCCAGAGACGCGATACAGCCCGGCCGAGAAGCTGGTTCTGGCCTTAGTGCACGCTGCTCGCAAACTCCGGCCTTACTTCCAAACTCACAGCATCGCAGTCTTGACCAACCAGCCCTTGCGCCAGATACTAACTAAGCCCGAGTTCTCGGGCAGGATGACCAAATGGGCCGTCGAGCTGGCCGAACACGACCTCAGTTATCGGCCCCGTACCGCGATTAAGGCTCAGGCCTTGGCGGACTTCCTGGCCGAAGGAGCTAGCCTGACCCCGGCGGAACTAGTCCCAACACCCCCGGACACCCCGGAAGGGGAGCCGTGGGTGTTGTTCGTGGACGGCGCCTCGAGCAAGGAGGGCAGCGGGGCTGGCCTGCTGCTCACCTCGCCCACAGGGGAAGAACTGACTTATGCGCTCAGGTTTGATTTCCCCGCGTCCAACAACGAGGCAGAGTACGAGGCCTTGTTGACGGGGTTGCGGATAGCCCTCCAGATGGGCATCACCGCGATCCGGGTCCGAAGCGACTCTCAGCTCGTCGTCCTCCAGATCCGTGGGGAGTATGAGGCCAAGGACGAGGTAATGAAGAAATACCTGGCTAAGGTACGAGAGGCGGTAGCCCTGTTCGAGACCTTTGAGATTGAGCGGGTGCCAAGATCCCAGAACAAGCGCGCGGACGCCTTATCCAAACTGGCGTCTTCCTCATTCGCCCACCTGAGCAAGGAGGTCCTGGTAGAGGTGGTGAAGCAGAAAAGTATCGACCAGGTCCAGGTCCTGGCGATAGGCAGCTCGGCCACCTGGATGACCCCTCTCATTGACTTCCTCAGCTCGGGTGCCCTCCCCGAGAACAAAACCGAGGCTCGCCGAATCCAGATCCGAGCTGCCAAGTACGCCTACGCCGGGGGAGCCCTCTATAGGAGGTCGTACTTGTCCCCCTGGCTAAAGTGCGTGACGCCCGAGGAAGGTGACTACGTGCTGCGTGAAACCCATGAAGGTATATGTGCGGCGCACGTCGGGTCCCGGGCGTTGGCCAAAAAGTGCCTCCTTTTGGGCTACTATTGGCCCTCCGTCTTCCGAGACGCAGCAGATCTGGTCCAGAAGTGCCGAGCTTGCCAGGTGCACGCTTCGCTGCGCCATCAGCCAGCTCGGGAGATGGTCCCCATCCACAGTCCCTTGGCGCCTTCGCTCAGTTGA